One Skermanella pratensis genomic window, TAAAGCTTGTGCAGGTCGTTGACCAGGAAGTCGGGTTCCAGGCTGGCATAGCAATAGGTCTCGACCCAGTGCTGGTCCGGGTCGGTGGGGGACGCCGCGTCGCGCCAGCCGATCATCCAGCCGGCATGGCCGGCCCCGGTCGCCCAGCGCTCGAAATGGGGAGCGACCGTGGTGGACCCGATCGGCTTGACCACCGGGATGGAGTAGACCACCACGAAGCGGCGCACGTTCAACTGCATCTTCATCAGCAGATCCTCGCCGAAGGCGTGGATCAGGTAGGCGGCGTCGGAGGTGCCGGTCACGTGCCGGGTCTCCACCTTGGCGCGGATCACGTGGGCCAGCGTCTGCGGCCGGGCCTCCTCGCTGAAACGGGGCATGTCGTATTCGACCGAGGACAGGATGGACGGCATCTGGACCGTCAGGAACTCCTCGGTTTCCCGCTGGGCGGCATCCAGGCTGAGGTCGGGGGGCGTCGCAGACTGGGGTGCGGGCTGGGGCATCGCCGAAGGGTCCGTTTCTGGGTTGGGCAGGGTACGCCCGCAACAACCCGATCCATGCGCCTTTTGTTTCGCTGCCCTGTTCCATGGAGACGTCCCCGGCCCTTGCGCCCGCACCGGCTCACTGGCTAGTGTACGATGGCCGGCGGACCGGGCACGCACGTGGAGACTTTTCAGTTTGCGCTACATCAGCACGCGGGGCGCGGCCCCGACTCTCGCCTTCGACGAAGTTCTGCTCGCCGGGCTTGCGCGCGACGGCGGTCTGTACGTGCCTGAGACGTGGCCGACCTTCACCCCCGACGAGATCCGCGCGATGCGCGGGCTTCCCTATTCCGAGCTCGCGATCCGGGTCATGGCGCCCTTCCTGGGCGGCCGGGTGACCGAGGCGGAGTTCGCGGGCCTGGTGCGCGACTCCTATGCCGGTTTCGACCATGCCGCGGTGACGCCGCTGGTGCAGCTCGACCAGAGCACCTGGGTGATGGAGCTGTTCCACGGGCCGACGCTGGCCTTCAAGGACGTGGCGCTTCAGCTGCTCGGCCGCCTGTTCGACCATGTGCTGGCGAAGAAGGGCGAGCATGTGACGATCGTCGGCGCCACCTCCGGCGACACGGGTTCGGCGGCGATCGAGGCCTGCCGCGACCGCGAGGCGGTCGACATCTTCATCCTGCACCCCAAGGGCCGCACGTCGGAGGTGCAGCGCCGCCAGATGACGACGGTGCTCTCGGACAATGTCCACAACATCGCGCTGGAAGGCTCGTTCGACGATTGCCAGGACCTGGTCAAGGCGATGTTCAACGACACGTCTTTCCGGGACGAGCAGAACCTGTCGGCGGTCAATTCGATCAACTGGGCCCGCATCATGGCCCAGATCGTCTATTACTTCGCGGCGGCGATCGAACTGGGAGCGCCGGACCGGCAGGTCTCGTTCGCGGTTCCGACCGGCAATTTCGGCAATGTCTACGCGGCCTACGGCGCGCGGGCCATGGGCCTGCCCATCCAGCGGCTGGTGATCGGGACCAACTCCAACGACATCCTGGCGCGTTTCTTCGCCACGGGCACGATGGAAACCCAGGCCGTGATGCCGACCATCAGCCCCAGCATGGACATCCAGATCTCCAGTAACTTCGAGCGGCTGCTGTTCGACCTCTACGACCGCGACGGCCCGGCGCTGAACGAGTGCATGGGGCGGTTCCGGTCCGGCGGCTCCTTCGCCGTGACCCCGGCCCAGCTGGACCGCGCCCGCCTGGTGTTCAACGGGCACAAGGTGGACGAGGATCTCACCCGGGCGACCATGGCCGAGACGAGGCGGCTGGCCGGCGGCCTGCTGATCGATCCGCACACCGCCGTGGGCCTGGCTGCCGCCCGGGCCGAGCAGCCCCATATCGATCCCGCCGTTCCCCTGGTGGCGCTCGCCTGCGCCCACCCCGCCAAGTTCCCCGATGCGGTCGAACGGGCGACCGGCGTGCGTCCGCCGCTGCCGCCCCGTCTGGCCGACCTTTACGAGCGCGAGGAGCGCGTCACCGTGCTGCCCAACGACCTCAAGGCCGTCCAGGCCTTCGTCCGATCCCGAGCCCGCCGCACCGCCGCAGGGCAGAGGAGCGCATGAGCACGATCAAGGTAACGACGCTTCCCAACGGCCTCCGGGTCGCCACCGACAGCATGCCCCATGTGGAGACGACGTCGCTCGGCGTCTGGGTCGGCGTCGGCACCCGCAACGAGCGGCCTGAAGTCAACGGCGTCGCCCATCTGGTCGAGCACATGGTGTTCAAGGGCACGCCGACCCGTACCGCCTTCGACATCTCCGAGCAGATCGAGGCGGTCGGCGGCCACATGAACGCCTATACCACCCGCGAGCACACGGCCTATTACGCCAAGGTGCTGAAGGAGGACTCGGCGCTTGCCCTGGACGTGATCGGCGACATGCTCCAGCACAGCCTGCTGGACGAGGACGAGCTGGTCCGCGAGCGCGACGTCGTGTTGCAGGAGATCGGTCAGGCCGAGGACACGCCCGACGACATCATCTTCGACCATTTCCAGGCCCGCGCCTTCCCCGACCAGGCGCTCGGCCGCCCGGTCCTGGGCCAGCCGGAGATCATCGGCGCCCTGCCGCGCGAGGCGCTGGTCGACTATATCGGCGGCAACTATTCCGGCCGCACCATGGTGCTGGCGGCATCGGGACGGATCGACCACGGCTGGCTGGTCGAGAAGGCGGCGGAGGTCTTCCGCGACCTGCCGGCCCCGACCGATCCGGCGCCGCTCGACCCGGCGCGCTACACCGGCGGCGACTTCCGGGAGGACCGCGACCTGGAGCAGCTGCACATCGTGCTGGGCTTCGAGGGCGTCGGCGTCAACGACCCGGACTATTACGCCCATTCCGTGCTGTCGACCCTGCTGGGCGGCGGCATGTCGTCCCGGCTTTTCCAGGAAGTGCGCGAGAAGCGGGGGCTGGCCTACAGCGTCCACACCTTCTCCGGCGCCTACGAGGACGGCGGGCTGTTCGGCGTCTATGCCGGGACCGGGCCGGAAAAGATCGGCGAGCTGGTGCCGGTGATGTGCGACGAGCTGTGCAAGGTGGCCCTCGACGTCACCGACGAGGAAGTCCGCCGCGCCCGCGCGCAGCTTAAAGCCGGCATGCTGATGGCGCTGGAAAGCACCATGTCGCGCTGCGAGCAGCTGGGCCAGCAGATGGTGATCTTCGACCGTCCCGTGCCGGTCACCGAGATGGTGGAGAAGATCGACTCCGTCGATGCCGCCGCCGTGCGCCGCGCCGCCCTGCGGCTGCGCGCCAAGGCGCCGACGGTGACGGCGCTGGGACCCTTGGACGGGCTTGAGGATTATGAGCGGATCGCCGCGCGCCTGTCCTGACGCCGTGTCTCCGCCATGGAAGATTCATCCGGGGGATGGCGCAGGGCCGTGATCGGATTGCTGAGGAACGGTCTGATCAGTCCGCCCGCCATCCGGCTCGATGGTCAGCGGGTCTCGATCCGGCCACCGCTGGCGCGCGACTGGCAGGAATGGTCCGACCTGCGCGAGCGCAGCCGCGCCTTCCTGACGCCGTGGGAACCGACCTGGCCGGCGGACGCGCTGGCCCGAACAGCCTATCTGCGCCGGCTGCGCCGCCAGATCATCGAGTGGCGCGACGACGAGGCCTACAGCTTCCTGGCCTTGGAACGCCGCACCGACCGGGTGGTCGGCGGCATCGGCCTGAGCAACATCCGGCGCGGCGTGGCCCAGACGGGGACGCTGGGCTACTGGGTCGGCGAGTCCTATGCCCGGCGCGGCTACATGAGCGAGGCGACCCGCCTGACCCTGGACTTCGCCTTCGGCCAGCTGGGGCTGCATCGGATCGAAGCTGCGTGCCTGCCGACCAACGCGCCGAGCCGGGGCCTGCTGGAGAAGGCGGGATTCCAGTACGAGGGCTATGCGCGGGGCTACCTGCGGATCGACGGTGCCTGGCGCGACCACGTGCTCTACGCGATCCTGCGGGAGGAGTGGCGCGGGTGAGGACCCGTTCGCCACTTTCAACCCGCGGGTCGGCACCCGTCAGCGATCCTCGCGCACGTGCCAGAGGCGGAGCACATAGAGGATCGATCCTCGAATCTCGTACCGAATTTCGTAGCGGCCCACGAGAAGGCGGCGAACCTCACGGGGATTGAACTCATCCAGCTTCTCGCCGATACGTGGGTGTTCGAGCAACCGCGCCGGTGCGGATACCAGCGACCGGGTCACGCGTGCGGCAGCCTGCGGGTTCACGGGAGCGAGGAAATCATGAAGGCGCGAAAGATCCGACAGTGCCTTGCCGGTCCACTTCAGCTCCATCAGCGGGGCAGCGGCAGCGGTGAGTCTGTATCGAGGTTATCGGCCCACGCCTGTACGGCCTGATGGTCGAAAACACAGCCGGAATCCACGTCGGCCAATGCTTCGAGGGTCAGGCGCCGACGCTCTTCCTCTTGCTCGACCCAGGCCGACAGGGCTTGCTTGACAATCCAACCGTGCGAG contains:
- a CDS encoding CopG family ribbon-helix-helix protein codes for the protein METKVLTAHVPLPLAEKVDQLAARLDRSHGWIVKQALSAWVEQEEERRRLTLEALADVDSGCVFDHQAVQAWADNLDTDSPLPLPR
- a CDS encoding type II toxin-antitoxin system RelE/ParE family toxin; protein product: MELKWTGKALSDLSRLHDFLAPVNPQAAARVTRSLVSAPARLLEHPRIGEKLDEFNPREVRRLLVGRYEIRYEIRGSILYVLRLWHVREDR
- a CDS encoding M16 family metallopeptidase, which translates into the protein MSTIKVTTLPNGLRVATDSMPHVETTSLGVWVGVGTRNERPEVNGVAHLVEHMVFKGTPTRTAFDISEQIEAVGGHMNAYTTREHTAYYAKVLKEDSALALDVIGDMLQHSLLDEDELVRERDVVLQEIGQAEDTPDDIIFDHFQARAFPDQALGRPVLGQPEIIGALPREALVDYIGGNYSGRTMVLAASGRIDHGWLVEKAAEVFRDLPAPTDPAPLDPARYTGGDFREDRDLEQLHIVLGFEGVGVNDPDYYAHSVLSTLLGGGMSSRLFQEVREKRGLAYSVHTFSGAYEDGGLFGVYAGTGPEKIGELVPVMCDELCKVALDVTDEEVRRARAQLKAGMLMALESTMSRCEQLGQQMVIFDRPVPVTEMVEKIDSVDAAAVRRAALRLRAKAPTVTALGPLDGLEDYERIAARLS
- the thrC gene encoding threonine synthase; the protein is MRYISTRGAAPTLAFDEVLLAGLARDGGLYVPETWPTFTPDEIRAMRGLPYSELAIRVMAPFLGGRVTEAEFAGLVRDSYAGFDHAAVTPLVQLDQSTWVMELFHGPTLAFKDVALQLLGRLFDHVLAKKGEHVTIVGATSGDTGSAAIEACRDREAVDIFILHPKGRTSEVQRRQMTTVLSDNVHNIALEGSFDDCQDLVKAMFNDTSFRDEQNLSAVNSINWARIMAQIVYYFAAAIELGAPDRQVSFAVPTGNFGNVYAAYGARAMGLPIQRLVIGTNSNDILARFFATGTMETQAVMPTISPSMDIQISSNFERLLFDLYDRDGPALNECMGRFRSGGSFAVTPAQLDRARLVFNGHKVDEDLTRATMAETRRLAGGLLIDPHTAVGLAAARAEQPHIDPAVPLVALACAHPAKFPDAVERATGVRPPLPPRLADLYEREERVTVLPNDLKAVQAFVRSRARRTAAGQRSA
- a CDS encoding GNAT family N-acetyltransferase, encoding MIGLLRNGLISPPAIRLDGQRVSIRPPLARDWQEWSDLRERSRAFLTPWEPTWPADALARTAYLRRLRRQIIEWRDDEAYSFLALERRTDRVVGGIGLSNIRRGVAQTGTLGYWVGESYARRGYMSEATRLTLDFAFGQLGLHRIEAACLPTNAPSRGLLEKAGFQYEGYARGYLRIDGAWRDHVLYAILREEWRG